One Channa argus isolate prfri chromosome 15, Channa argus male v1.0, whole genome shotgun sequence DNA segment encodes these proteins:
- the LOC137100271 gene encoding NACHT, LRR and PYD domains-containing protein 12-like isoform X2 codes for MSGNTNFDKSKFKLIFVLDGLDENRLQLDFNTKEKKTIDVTSSIGIEALLTNLIKGTLLPSARLWITTRPAAAAQVSLEFVDVISEVRGFTDPQKEKYFTRRFGHNEHADKIIAHIKASRSLHIMCYIPVFCWVTATVLEDVLKTGETGDLPKTLTEMYTEFLGFQIRQTKEKYGTKKSLQCIQSLAKLALQQLEKGNLIFYEKDLKKSGIDHSEASVYSGVFTQIFKREHKRKNHKHKGRMFSFVHLSVQEFLAAFYVELSLHNNGKNVMAESQSMSKNLRMFFGKTSATEVYRIAIDKALGSPEGHLDLFLRFLLGLSLQTNKDRLADLFKCKRINSNSNQETINYIKYKIRENLSPESSINLFHCLNELNDHSLVEEIEQYLNSGSIAKRYLSPAQWSALVFILLSSEKNQDVFDLKKYCAHEDGFLRLLPVFQASNTYLLSGCDLSNPSFKALASVLSSQHSNLRELDLSSNSPYDSAFSQLFTAMNNPQCRLESIKLSDCNISESSCEALATVLSSRFSYLRELDLGDNNLQDSGMKLLSTGLNSLHSRLESLRVNLCKLSWVSCEALVPVLSSQTSCLKQLDLSNNDLQDSGVQLIAAGLESKECRLETLRLSGCLVTEVGCASLATALSSNPSHLKELDLSYNHTGDSGAMLLSAGLQDPRWRLDTLRVEPSGMSWLKPGLKKYACELTLDPNTAHRELVLSDEDRKVTRGSNEQPYPDHPERFDGWFQVLCKEALTGRSYWEVEWDGKIMVAVSYRGISRRGEASGYFGWNEKSWNLECTDDGYSAWHNRTTTSICFHPLDSSRVAVYLDWPAGTLSFYRMSSDTLTHLHTFYSTFIEPLYAGFWVGLNCSVSLLPVQ; via the exons ATGTCTGGAAACACCAACTTTGACAAGAGTaaatttaaacttatttttgtgttgGATGGGCTAGATGAGAACCGTCTCCAATTGGACTTCAACACCAAAGAAAAGAAGACCATTGATGTGACAAGCTCCATTGGCATTGAAGCACTACTAACAAACCTAATTAAGGGGACTCTGCTGCCCTCTGCTCGTctctggataaccacacgacctgcagcagctgctcagGTCTCTCTAGAGTTTGTTGATGTGATTTCAGAGGtgagagggttcactgacccacagaaggagaaGTATTTTACTAGGAGATTCGGTCACAATGAACACGCAGACAAAATCATCGCCCACATCAAAGCATCAcggagcctccacatcatgtgctaCATCCCTGTCTTTTGTTGGGTCACAGCTACAGTGCTGGAAGATGTGCTGAAAACTGGCGAGACAGGAGATCTGCCAAAGActctgactgagatgtacacaGAATTTCTGGGCTTTCAGATCAGACAGACAAAGGAGAAGTATGGGACAAAAAAAAGCCTTCAGTGCATTCAGTCACTTGCAAAACTGGCATTACAGCAGCTTGAGAAGGGAAACTTAATCTTCTATGAGAAAGACCTAAAGAAAAGTGGGATTGATCACAGTGAAGCGTCTGTGTACTCTGGAGtattcacacagatctttaaaagGGAGCACAAGAGGAAGAACCACAAGCATAAGGGGAGAATGTTCAGCTTTGTCCATTTGAGTGTACAAGAGTTTCTGGCTGCTTTTTATGTGGAGCTGTCGCTACATAACAACGGCAAGAATGTAATGGCTGAATCCCAATCAATGTCCAAAAATCTAAGGATGTTTTTTGGCAAAACATCTGCAACAGAAGTCTACAGAATCGCTATTGACAAGGCCTTGGGGAGTCCAGAGGGACACCTGGACTTGTTCCTCCGTTTTCTGTTGGGCCTGTCACTGCAGACCAATAAAGATCGTCTGGCAGACTTATTTAAATGCAAGAGAATTAACTCAAACAGCAACCAGGAAACAATCAACTACATTAAATATAAGATCAGGGAGAATCTGTCTCCAGAGAGCAGCATCAATCTGTTCCACTGTCTAAATGAGCTGAATGATCATTCTCTAGTGGAGGAGATTGAACAGTACTTGAATTCAGGAAGTATTGCTAAAAGATATCTATCTCcagctcagtggtcagctctggtcttcatcttactcTCATCAGAAAAAAACCAGGATGTGTTTGACCTAAAGAAATACTGTGCCCATGAGGATGGGTTTCTGAGGCTGTTGCCAGTGTTTCAAGCCTCTAATACATACCT GCTGAGTGGTTGTGATCTGTCAAATCCAAGCTTTAAAGCTCTggcctcagttctcagctcccaaCACTCAAatctgagagagctggacctgagcaGCAACAGCCCCTATGATTCAGCATTCTCACAGCTCTTCACTGCAATGAACAATCCTCAGTGTAGACTGGAATCCATCAA ACTGAGTGACTGTAACATCTCAGAGAGCAGCTGTGAAGCTCTGGCCACGGTTCTCAGCTCCAGGTTCTCTTATCTCCGAGAGCTGGACCTGGgtgacaacaacctgcaggattcaggaatGAAGCTGCTCTCTACTGGACTTAATAGTCTGCATAGTAGGCTGGAATCACTCAG GGTGAATCTGTGCAAGCTGTCATGGGTGAGCTGTGAAGCCCTGGTGCCAGTTCTCAGCTCACAGACGTCTTGTCTGAAACAGCTtgacctgagtaacaatgacctaCAGGATTCAGGAGTGCAGCTGATCGCTGCTGGACTGGAGAGTAAAGAATGTAGGCTGGAAACCCTCAG GCTGTCAGGCTGTTTGGTCACAGAGGTAGGCTGTGCTTCTCTTGCcacagctctgagctccaacccctcccatctgaaaGAGCTGGACCTCAGCTACAATCATACAGGAGACTCAGGAGCgatgctgctctctgctggactACAGGATCCACGCTGGCgactggacactctcag GGTTGAACCTAGTGGAATGTCCTGGTTGAAACCTGGTTTAAAGAAGT ATGCCTGTGAACTCACATTAGACccaaacacagcacacagagaGCTCGTCCTGTCTGATGAAGACAGAAAGGTGACACGGGGCAGCAATGAGCAGCCATATCCAGATCACCCTGAGAGATTTGACGGCTGGTTTCAGGTGTTATGTAAGGAGGCTCTCACCGGTCGCTCTTACTGGGAAGTAGAGTGGGACGGAAAGATTATGGTGGCAGTGAGCTACAGAGGAATAAGCAGGAGGGGAGAAGCTTCTGGCTACTTTGGTTGGAATGAAAAGTCCTGGAATTTGGAGTGCACTGATGATGGGTATTCTGCCTGGCACAATAGAACTACAACTAGTATTTGCTTCCACCCTCTTGACAGCagcagagtagcagtgtatctGGACTGGCCCGCCGGCACCCTGTCTTTCTACAGAATGTCCTCTGACACGCTGACTCATCTCCACACCTTCTACTCCACGTTCATCGAGCCCCTCTATGCTGGATTCTGGGTTGGATTAAACTGCTCAGTGAGTCTGTTGCCCGTGCAGTAA
- the LOC137100271 gene encoding NACHT, LRR and PYD domains-containing protein 3-like isoform X1 gives MMTSLKEKLWVTLEDLKEEEFKQLKWFLQQADIMHTIMPHLEVNPAIPVTRLEKANRQDTVVQMMQIYGSHGALLVTSEVLTKINRNDLVQQLSNISSAPRSTLCEDLMVPEPKPFRPITSYQKMLQSNLQNRFMCVQEGLSDMNDKKLLDDIYTELYIVDGGDMQINTQHEVRQIEKPSRNPTGTEISIKTSDIFKHPSGKYRPVRTVLTNGIAGIGKTFLVQKFILDWAEGRTNQDAHLIFPFTFRQLNLLKGKRYCLTKLIQKCISEAKDIKDEALNYIFTVLQMSGNTNFDKSKFKLIFVLDGLDENRLQLDFNTKEKKTIDVTSSIGIEALLTNLIKGTLLPSARLWITTRPAAAAQVSLEFVDVISEVRGFTDPQKEKYFTRRFGHNEHADKIIAHIKASRSLHIMCYIPVFCWVTATVLEDVLKTGETGDLPKTLTEMYTEFLGFQIRQTKEKYGTKKSLQCIQSLAKLALQQLEKGNLIFYEKDLKKSGIDHSEASVYSGVFTQIFKREHKRKNHKHKGRMFSFVHLSVQEFLAAFYVELSLHNNGKNVMAESQSMSKNLRMFFGKTSATEVYRIAIDKALGSPEGHLDLFLRFLLGLSLQTNKDRLADLFKCKRINSNSNQETINYIKYKIRENLSPESSINLFHCLNELNDHSLVEEIEQYLNSGSIAKRYLSPAQWSALVFILLSSEKNQDVFDLKKYCAHEDGFLRLLPVFQASNTYLLSGCDLSNPSFKALASVLSSQHSNLRELDLSSNSPYDSAFSQLFTAMNNPQCRLESIKLSDCNISESSCEALATVLSSRFSYLRELDLGDNNLQDSGMKLLSTGLNSLHSRLESLRVNLCKLSWVSCEALVPVLSSQTSCLKQLDLSNNDLQDSGVQLIAAGLESKECRLETLRLSGCLVTEVGCASLATALSSNPSHLKELDLSYNHTGDSGAMLLSAGLQDPRWRLDTLRVEPSGMSWLKPGLKKYACELTLDPNTAHRELVLSDEDRKVTRGSNEQPYPDHPERFDGWFQVLCKEALTGRSYWEVEWDGKIMVAVSYRGISRRGEASGYFGWNEKSWNLECTDDGYSAWHNRTTTSICFHPLDSSRVAVYLDWPAGTLSFYRMSSDTLTHLHTFYSTFIEPLYAGFWVGLNCSVSLLPVQ, from the exons ATGATGACCTCGCTTAAGGAGAAATTGTGGGTAACTCTGGAGGATCTGAAGGAGGAGGAATTCAAGCAGTTGAAATGGTTCCTTCAGCAGGCGGACATCATGCACACGATCATGCCACATTTAGAGGTTAACCCGGCCATCCCTGTGACCCGCCTGGAGAAGGCAAACAGGCAGGACACTGTTGTTCAGATGATGCAGATCTATGGCTCTCATGGAGCTCTGTTGGTGACCAGTGAGGTTTTAACAAAGATTAACCGAAATGATCTCGTGCAGCAATTATCAAATATATCGTCAGCACCGAGAAGCACACTGTGTGAAG ATTTGATGGTGCCAGAACCAAAGCCATTCAGACCCATCACATCATACCAGAAAATGCTCCAGTCTAATCTTCAGAACCGGTTCATGTGTGTACAAGAAGGACTGTCAGACATGAACGATAAAAAACTTCTGGATGACATCTATACAGAGCTCTACATCGTAGATGGAGGTGACATGCAAATTAACACACAACATGAAGTTAGGCAGATTGAAAAGCCTTCAAGAAACCCAACTGGAACAGAGATATCGATCAAAACCAGTGACATCTTCAAACACCCTTCTGGGAAATACAGACCCGTAAGGACGGTGCTGACCAATGGAATTGCGGGAATTGGGAAAACATTTCTTGTGCAGAAGTTCATTCTTGACTGGGCTGAAGGAAGAACTAATCAAGATGCGCATCTCATATTCCCCTTCACCTTCCGCCAGCTGAATttactgaagggaaaaaggTATTGTCTCACCAAACTCATTCAGAAATGCATCAGTGAAGCCAAAGATATTAAAGATGAGGCTCTTAACTACATTTTCACTGTGCTACAGATGTCTGGAAACACCAACTTTGACAAGAGTaaatttaaacttatttttgtgttgGATGGGCTAGATGAGAACCGTCTCCAATTGGACTTCAACACCAAAGAAAAGAAGACCATTGATGTGACAAGCTCCATTGGCATTGAAGCACTACTAACAAACCTAATTAAGGGGACTCTGCTGCCCTCTGCTCGTctctggataaccacacgacctgcagcagctgctcagGTCTCTCTAGAGTTTGTTGATGTGATTTCAGAGGtgagagggttcactgacccacagaaggagaaGTATTTTACTAGGAGATTCGGTCACAATGAACACGCAGACAAAATCATCGCCCACATCAAAGCATCAcggagcctccacatcatgtgctaCATCCCTGTCTTTTGTTGGGTCACAGCTACAGTGCTGGAAGATGTGCTGAAAACTGGCGAGACAGGAGATCTGCCAAAGActctgactgagatgtacacaGAATTTCTGGGCTTTCAGATCAGACAGACAAAGGAGAAGTATGGGACAAAAAAAAGCCTTCAGTGCATTCAGTCACTTGCAAAACTGGCATTACAGCAGCTTGAGAAGGGAAACTTAATCTTCTATGAGAAAGACCTAAAGAAAAGTGGGATTGATCACAGTGAAGCGTCTGTGTACTCTGGAGtattcacacagatctttaaaagGGAGCACAAGAGGAAGAACCACAAGCATAAGGGGAGAATGTTCAGCTTTGTCCATTTGAGTGTACAAGAGTTTCTGGCTGCTTTTTATGTGGAGCTGTCGCTACATAACAACGGCAAGAATGTAATGGCTGAATCCCAATCAATGTCCAAAAATCTAAGGATGTTTTTTGGCAAAACATCTGCAACAGAAGTCTACAGAATCGCTATTGACAAGGCCTTGGGGAGTCCAGAGGGACACCTGGACTTGTTCCTCCGTTTTCTGTTGGGCCTGTCACTGCAGACCAATAAAGATCGTCTGGCAGACTTATTTAAATGCAAGAGAATTAACTCAAACAGCAACCAGGAAACAATCAACTACATTAAATATAAGATCAGGGAGAATCTGTCTCCAGAGAGCAGCATCAATCTGTTCCACTGTCTAAATGAGCTGAATGATCATTCTCTAGTGGAGGAGATTGAACAGTACTTGAATTCAGGAAGTATTGCTAAAAGATATCTATCTCcagctcagtggtcagctctggtcttcatcttactcTCATCAGAAAAAAACCAGGATGTGTTTGACCTAAAGAAATACTGTGCCCATGAGGATGGGTTTCTGAGGCTGTTGCCAGTGTTTCAAGCCTCTAATACATACCT GCTGAGTGGTTGTGATCTGTCAAATCCAAGCTTTAAAGCTCTggcctcagttctcagctcccaaCACTCAAatctgagagagctggacctgagcaGCAACAGCCCCTATGATTCAGCATTCTCACAGCTCTTCACTGCAATGAACAATCCTCAGTGTAGACTGGAATCCATCAA ACTGAGTGACTGTAACATCTCAGAGAGCAGCTGTGAAGCTCTGGCCACGGTTCTCAGCTCCAGGTTCTCTTATCTCCGAGAGCTGGACCTGGgtgacaacaacctgcaggattcaggaatGAAGCTGCTCTCTACTGGACTTAATAGTCTGCATAGTAGGCTGGAATCACTCAG GGTGAATCTGTGCAAGCTGTCATGGGTGAGCTGTGAAGCCCTGGTGCCAGTTCTCAGCTCACAGACGTCTTGTCTGAAACAGCTtgacctgagtaacaatgacctaCAGGATTCAGGAGTGCAGCTGATCGCTGCTGGACTGGAGAGTAAAGAATGTAGGCTGGAAACCCTCAG GCTGTCAGGCTGTTTGGTCACAGAGGTAGGCTGTGCTTCTCTTGCcacagctctgagctccaacccctcccatctgaaaGAGCTGGACCTCAGCTACAATCATACAGGAGACTCAGGAGCgatgctgctctctgctggactACAGGATCCACGCTGGCgactggacactctcag GGTTGAACCTAGTGGAATGTCCTGGTTGAAACCTGGTTTAAAGAAGT ATGCCTGTGAACTCACATTAGACccaaacacagcacacagagaGCTCGTCCTGTCTGATGAAGACAGAAAGGTGACACGGGGCAGCAATGAGCAGCCATATCCAGATCACCCTGAGAGATTTGACGGCTGGTTTCAGGTGTTATGTAAGGAGGCTCTCACCGGTCGCTCTTACTGGGAAGTAGAGTGGGACGGAAAGATTATGGTGGCAGTGAGCTACAGAGGAATAAGCAGGAGGGGAGAAGCTTCTGGCTACTTTGGTTGGAATGAAAAGTCCTGGAATTTGGAGTGCACTGATGATGGGTATTCTGCCTGGCACAATAGAACTACAACTAGTATTTGCTTCCACCCTCTTGACAGCagcagagtagcagtgtatctGGACTGGCCCGCCGGCACCCTGTCTTTCTACAGAATGTCCTCTGACACGCTGACTCATCTCCACACCTTCTACTCCACGTTCATCGAGCCCCTCTATGCTGGATTCTGGGTTGGATTAAACTGCTCAGTGAGTCTGTTGCCCGTGCAGTAA
- the LOC137100090 gene encoding uncharacterized protein → MGTSCSTSQQTIDCLYDMTSHAGLVPDASLDASLASLLSLNSSGVLEQQYSTLQRGMTQQQRFAFNYDLHSLFGGNTRVSYGGVGVVALALSVLFEMLAHHQTSESGLRGSEVRPPPPDPIRRMFGADPESDISSIASELLKKIPGVANEQDRMAALLESYERKLQSELVELYGRMVSLEKSALTSAGVKQWMNGAALHIHTFLHWKRLTDPSADDTLSQDYVQHVEPLLNIYREYLRRTVKVFPTSGPGPSGLLIVEPLRNVSHGVQLRACECQNIQRALVERFLSDQDLQAGNQFFQSSYMHHDALMAQQGHFKLRGF, encoded by the exons ATGGGAACAAGCTGCAGTACCTCCCAGCAGACCATAGACTGTCTATATGACATGACCAG CCATGCAGGTCTGGTCCCCGATGCCTCCCTGGATGCCTCCCTGGCCTCTCTGCTCTCCCTGAACTCCTCCGGGGTTCTGGAGCAGCAGTACTCCACCCTGCAGAGAGGTATGACCCAACAGCAGAGGTTTGCCTTCAACTATGACCTGCACTCCCTCTTTGGAGGAAACACCAGA gtgaGTTATGGGGGTGTGGGTGTGGTTGCCCTCGCCCTCTCAGTCCTCTTTGAGATGTTGGCCCATCACCAGACTTCGGAATCAGGCTTGAGGGGCTCTGAGGTACGGCCTCCTCCTCCAGACCCCATACGCAGGATGTTCGGGGCTGATCCAGAGTCGGACATCAGCTCCATCGCCAGCGAGCTCCTGAAAAAG ATTCCTGGTGTAGCTAATGAACAGGACAGGATGGCAGCACTGCTGGAGAGTTACGAGAGGAAGCTGCAGTCGGAGCTGGTGGAGTTATATGGGAGGATGGTGTCTCTGGAGAAGAGCGCGCTCACCTCTGCTGGG GTGAAACAGTGGATGAATGGGGCCGCGCTTCACATCCACACCTTCCTCCACTGGAAACGTCTGACTGATCCATCAGCTGACGACACCTTAAGTCAGGACTACGTGCAACATGTTGAGCCTCTGCTCAACATCTACAGAGAGTATCTGCGCAGAACA GTTAAAGTCTTTCCAACATCGGGTCCTGGCCCCAGTGGCCTGCTCATTGTGGAGCCTCTGAGAAATGTGAGTCATGGGGTTCAACTTCGAGCCTGTGAGTGCCAGAACATCCAGCGGGCCCTGGTGGAACGCTTCCTGTCAGACCAGGACCTGCAGGCAGGAAACCAGTTCTTCCAGAGCTCCTACATGCACCATGATGCTCTGATGGCACAGCAAGGACACTTTAAGCTGAGGGGGTTTTGA